A window of Anolis sagrei isolate rAnoSag1 chromosome 13, rAnoSag1.mat, whole genome shotgun sequence contains these coding sequences:
- the LOC132764873 gene encoding probable glutamate receptor: MEKVLHFAVCACAALLLIGEPTSTGAAEHEDSMQKDSGGGGGGGKDWPTLYVTTILEDPYVMAKGTELEGYCIDLLEKLSEVLHFKYKVGVVKDGKYGALSPNGNWTGMIGEVVRKEADLAVAPLTITSVREDAVDFTQPFLHTGIGILLEKESALEEASLFHFLTPFSKETWGGIAIAYLLSSLCLFLAARISPSEWDGDDEFRYTFLNSLWFGAGAFTLQGVMPQPKSLAIRIISAIWWLFSIVLLTAYIAGFSFILESSSDQIAIHNFEDLVKQRELDFGTMESSSTLQYFKNSKNPVQQMVYESMNRKKDTVFAKNYQEAIQRVLNSDYAFIGESISQDLAVARHCNLVRSPEVIGARGFGIATQKGSPWTNKLSVAILKLGESGDLDYLRSKWWESRCSEDDDDHWSPLRPHALGGIFLILAMGLLLGLIVAMFELSRKSKHRAEQEKKSCCPLFTEELSQRFQNRGERRQETAGKTKP; the protein is encoded by the exons ATGGAGAAAGTCCTCCACTTTGCCGTTTGCGCCTGCGCCGCTTTGCTGCTGATTGGAGAACCTACTTCGACAG GTGCGGCTGAGCATGAAGATTCCATGCAAAAG GACAGTGGCGGTGGCGGAGGAGGCGGGAAGGACTGGCCGACATTGTACGTCACAACCATCTTG GAAGACCCCTACGTCATGGCCAAGGGCACGGAGCTGGAAGGCTATTGCATTGACCTGCTGGAGAAGCTGTCGGAGGTGCTGCACTTCAAGTACAAGGTGGGCGTCGTGAAGGACGGGAAGTACGGAGCCCTGAGTCCCAACGGGAACTGGACTGGGATGATCGGAGAGGTCGTCAGGAAG GAAGCGGACCTTGCTGTTGCTCCGTTGACGATAACGTCCGTGAGGGAAGACGCCGTGGACTTCACGCAGCCCTTCCTGCACACGGGCATCGGCATCCTGCTTGAGAAGGAGTCTGCCCTCGAGGAGGCCTCGCTCTTCCACTTCCTGACCCCCTTCAGCAAGGAGACCTGGGGCGGCATCGCCATCGCCTACCTGCTCTCCAGCCTCTGCTTGTTCCTGGCTGCCAG AATAAGCCCAAGTGAATGGGATGGAGACGACGAGTTCCGTTACACGTTCCTCAACAGCCTGTGGTTCGGAGCAGGAGCGTTCACTCTGCAAG GGGTGATGCCTCAACCCAAATCGCTCGCCATCCGGATCATCTCTGCCATCTGGTGGCTCTTCAGCATCGTGCTCCTGACGGCCTACATTGCCGGGTTCAGCTTCATCTTGGAGTCCAGCTCCGACCAGATCGCCATCCACAACTTTGAAGACCTGGTCAAGCAGAGGGAGCTGGATTTTGGGACCATGGAGAGCTCCTCCACACTCCAGTATTTCAAG AACTCAAAGAACCCAGTCCAGCAAATGGTCTACGAGTCCATGAACAGAAAGAAGGACACCGTTTTTGCAAAGAACTACCAGGAGGCCATCCAGAGGGTCCTGAATTCGGACTATGCGTTCATTGGAGAGTCCATCTCTCAGGACCTGGCGGTCGCCAGGCATTGCAACTTGGTCCGCTCTCCTGAAGTCATTGGGGCCAGGGGCTTCGGCATCGCCACGCAGAAAG GGTCTCCTTGGACCAACAAGCTGTCGGTGGCCATCTTGAAGCTTGGGGAATCGGGTGACCTCGACTACCTGCGCAGCAAATGGTGGGAGAGCCGCTGCTCTGAAGACGACGACGACCACTGGAGCCCGCTGAGACCTCACGCTCTCGGTGGCATCTTCTTGATACTTGCCATGGGGCTGTTATTGGGGTTGATTGTCGCCATGTTTGAGTTGTCCAGGAAAAGCAAGCACAGGGCTGAGCAGGAGAAG AAATCCTGCTGCCCTTTGTTCACGGAGGAACTGAGCCAACGGTTCCAAAACAGAGGAGAGCGGAGGCAAGAAACGGCCGGGAAAACAAAGCCCTGA